A part of Amycolatopsis lurida genomic DNA contains:
- the cobC gene encoding Rv2231c family pyridoxal phosphate-dependent protein CobC, whose translation MADYDLWHHGDREVGEGLVDLAVNVRLPVPPAWLRAKLAAALDDLAAYPDVTAATAAVAARHSLPESQVLVTSGAAEAFTLLATASRPSHAVVVHPQFTEPEAALRAAGHPVHRVLLSPDDGFRLGDVPEEADLVFVGNPTNPTSVLHPAADLLALGRPGRLVVVDEAFLDAVPGETESVAGQPGFAVLRSLTKTWGIAGLRAGYVLAGESVVDGLRAVQPPWSVSSLAAVAVVACCRPAALEEAEKLAVAAEADREYLVSGLTALGVEVLGEPRGPFVLVRLPGADGVRERLRENGFAVRRGDTFPGLDARYLRIAVRDRETVDRFLAAWQEISSRSAAWLEE comes from the coding sequence ATGGCTGACTACGACCTCTGGCACCACGGTGATCGCGAAGTCGGCGAAGGACTCGTCGATCTGGCGGTCAACGTCCGTCTCCCCGTGCCACCCGCTTGGCTGCGCGCCAAACTGGCGGCGGCCCTCGACGATCTGGCGGCTTATCCGGACGTCACCGCCGCCACGGCCGCGGTCGCCGCCCGGCATTCGCTGCCGGAGTCCCAGGTGCTGGTGACCTCCGGCGCGGCAGAGGCGTTCACGTTGCTGGCCACGGCGTCGCGGCCGTCGCACGCCGTCGTCGTGCATCCGCAGTTCACCGAACCCGAGGCCGCTCTGCGCGCGGCAGGCCATCCCGTGCACCGGGTGCTGCTGTCCCCCGACGACGGCTTCCGGCTGGGCGACGTTCCGGAAGAAGCCGATCTGGTCTTCGTCGGGAACCCCACGAACCCGACGTCCGTGTTGCACCCGGCGGCGGACCTGCTCGCGCTGGGGCGCCCGGGGCGCCTGGTCGTCGTCGACGAGGCCTTCCTCGACGCCGTCCCCGGTGAGACCGAAAGCGTTGCGGGACAACCCGGTTTCGCCGTCCTGCGCAGCCTGACGAAGACCTGGGGGATCGCCGGCCTGCGCGCCGGATACGTACTGGCCGGCGAGTCCGTTGTGGACGGTCTGCGCGCGGTCCAGCCCCCGTGGTCGGTGTCGTCGCTCGCCGCCGTCGCCGTGGTGGCGTGCTGTCGCCCGGCGGCGCTGGAGGAAGCCGAAAAGCTGGCGGTGGCGGCGGAAGCGGACCGGGAGTACCTGGTTTCGGGTCTGACCGCGTTGGGCGTCGAAGTGCTCGGAGAGCCTCGGGGTCCTTTCGTGCTCGTACGGCTCCCCGGCGCCGACGGTGTCCGGGAACGGTTGCGGGAGAACGGTTTCGCCGTCCGGCGTGGGGACACCTTCCCGGGGCTGGACGCGCGGTACCTGCGGATCGCGGTGCGGGACCGGGAGACGGTGGATCGGTTCCTGGCGGCTTGGCAAGAAATCTCGTCACGTTCGGCGGCGTGGCTGGAAGAGTAG
- a CDS encoding cobyrinate a,c-diamide synthase: MVNRVVIAAPGSGHGKTTIAAGLMAALRARGLKVSGHKVGPDFIDPSYHALATGRPPRNLDPFLQGEDRLIPLLRHGSAGADIAVIEGVMGLFDGALGTEGYASTAHVARLLDAPVVLVVDASAASRSVAATVLGFAQYDTRVRLAGVILNKLGSQRHADEIVTALEATGVPLLGTLYRNEEIHAPSRHLGLVPAAERASESERLLPELAAWISEGVDLGAIVQVARSASRLSGEPWRPPFAYDGRRSVVAAAAGPAFTFRYTEAVELLAAAGVDVVDVDPLQDKELPEGCAGLYFGGGFPEVHAEELSANAPLRTAVTRAVGDGMPVVAECAGLLYLCQDIDGTPMTGVLDASATMTKRGKLGYRQAFAPADSVLAVAGQRVTGHEFHRTIIEPGSGPTPAWGWDRIPDGFASASLHASYLHVHWAGYPELAERFATAVHDHG, encoded by the coding sequence ATGGTGAATCGCGTGGTCATCGCCGCGCCCGGTTCGGGGCACGGCAAGACCACGATCGCCGCGGGCCTGATGGCGGCGTTGCGCGCGCGGGGGCTGAAGGTCTCCGGGCACAAGGTCGGCCCCGACTTCATCGACCCGAGCTACCACGCCCTCGCCACCGGACGGCCCCCGCGCAACCTCGACCCGTTCCTCCAGGGTGAGGATCGGCTGATCCCGTTGCTGCGGCACGGTTCCGCCGGTGCCGACATCGCGGTCATCGAAGGCGTGATGGGCCTGTTCGACGGGGCGCTCGGCACCGAGGGGTACGCGTCGACGGCGCATGTGGCGCGGCTGCTGGACGCGCCCGTGGTGCTGGTCGTGGACGCCTCGGCCGCGTCGCGCAGTGTCGCCGCGACCGTACTCGGGTTCGCGCAGTACGACACGCGCGTCCGCCTGGCCGGCGTCATCCTGAACAAGCTGGGCTCGCAACGGCACGCGGACGAGATCGTCACCGCGCTGGAAGCGACCGGTGTCCCGCTGCTGGGAACGTTGTACCGCAACGAAGAGATCCACGCGCCGAGCCGTCACCTCGGTCTGGTCCCGGCGGCGGAGCGGGCGAGCGAGTCGGAACGACTGCTGCCGGAGCTGGCGGCATGGATCAGCGAGGGCGTGGACCTCGGTGCGATCGTGCAGGTCGCCCGGTCGGCTTCGCGGCTTTCGGGGGAGCCTTGGCGGCCTCCGTTCGCATACGACGGACGCCGTTCGGTGGTCGCCGCGGCGGCCGGTCCCGCGTTCACCTTCCGCTACACCGAGGCCGTCGAGCTGCTCGCCGCCGCCGGTGTGGACGTCGTCGACGTGGATCCGTTGCAGGACAAGGAACTTCCCGAAGGCTGCGCCGGGCTGTACTTCGGCGGCGGCTTCCCCGAGGTGCACGCCGAGGAACTGTCGGCGAACGCCCCGCTGCGGACCGCGGTCACGCGGGCCGTCGGCGACGGAATGCCCGTCGTGGCGGAGTGCGCCGGGCTGCTGTACCTGTGCCAGGACATCGACGGGACACCGATGACCGGTGTCCTCGACGCATCGGCCACCATGACGAAACGCGGGAAACTCGGCTACCGCCAGGCTTTCGCGCCCGCGGACAGCGTGCTCGCCGTCGCGGGGCAACGCGTCACCGGGCACGAATTCCACCGCACGATCATCGAACCCGGCAGCGGCCCGACCCCGGCGTGGGGCTGGGACCGCATTCCCGACGGTTTCGCTTCGGCGTCCCTGCACGCGTCGTACCTGCACGTCCATTGGGCGGGCTACCCCGAACTCGCCGAACGGTTCGCCACCGCGGTGCACGACCATGGCTGA
- the cobO gene encoding cob(I)yrinic acid a,c-diamide adenosyltransferase: MPQGKPETVPNDGLTTRQRRNRPLLAVHTGEMKGKSTAAFGMALRAWNQGWSIGVFQFVKSAKWRVGEEAAFRALGKLHDDTGQGGPVEWHKMGEGWSWARKSGSEEDHAENAREGWAEIKRRLAAETHDFYVLDEFSYLLKWGWLEVDDVVSTLTARPGHQHVVITGRYAPPELIEAADLVTEMTKVKHPMDAGQKGQRGIEW, translated from the coding sequence ATGCCCCAGGGCAAACCGGAAACCGTGCCGAACGACGGGCTCACCACCCGTCAGCGCCGCAACCGCCCGCTGCTCGCCGTGCACACCGGCGAGATGAAGGGCAAGTCCACGGCCGCGTTCGGGATGGCGCTGCGCGCGTGGAACCAGGGCTGGTCGATCGGCGTGTTCCAGTTCGTCAAGTCGGCGAAGTGGCGCGTCGGCGAAGAAGCCGCGTTCCGTGCCCTCGGCAAGCTGCACGACGACACCGGACAGGGCGGCCCGGTGGAGTGGCACAAAATGGGCGAAGGCTGGAGCTGGGCGCGCAAATCCGGTTCCGAGGAGGACCACGCCGAGAACGCGCGTGAGGGCTGGGCCGAGATCAAACGCCGTCTCGCCGCCGAGACCCACGACTTCTACGTCCTCGACGAGTTCAGCTACCTGCTTAAATGGGGCTGGCTCGAAGTGGACGACGTCGTCTCGACGCTGACCGCGCGTCCCGGCCACCAGCACGTGGTGATCACCGGCCGGTACGCCCCGCCCGAGCTGATCGAGGCCGCGGACCTGGTCACCGAGATGACGAAGGTGAAGCATCCGATGGACGCGGGGCAAAAGGGCCAGCGAGGCATCGAATGGTGA
- a CDS encoding putative cobaltochelatase — protein MKPYPFTAVVGMPDLRLALVLSSISPAVGGVLVRGEKGTAKSTMVRALAGLLPGVDVVDACRFSCDPVEPDPACPDGPHAEGSPAHRRPARLVELPVGAAEDRVIGSLNLERALADGVTDFQPGLLAAAHRGLLYVDEVNLLHDHLVDTLLDAAAMGRATVEREGVSVSHAARFVLIGTMNPEEGELRPQLLDRFGLTVEVASSRDPELRVEVVRRRLAYEADPDGFAGQYAAADAELAADIEAAQRLLPSVKLPDDALRQIAEVCASFEVDGMRADIVTARTAVAHAAWAGRTEVTTDDVRVAARLALPHRRRRNPFDAPGISEEQLEQALQDAEPEGPGPDDDGGPGSGAPPEGGEAPPSDGGGQEPSGGGKSGGDQKPVGAGEAFRARRFEVKGTGEGAAGRRSRAITDNGRTIGVQPAGTRDGHPHLLATVRAAAPHQRSRGRSGAGLVVRPQDLRFARREGREGNLVLFCVDASGSMGARQRMREVKTAVLSLLLDAYQRRDKVGLVTFRASGAELALPPTISVDAAASRLDGLATGGRTPLAEGLLEAARVLRIEAVRDPLRRPLLVVVTDGRATSGADAVQRAKQAAGLLAGNVTSIVMDCESGKMRLGLAAELAEHLGAEHVPVAEVAADTLAGAVRTRISGKAA, from the coding sequence GTGAAGCCGTACCCGTTCACCGCCGTTGTGGGGATGCCGGATCTGCGCCTGGCGCTGGTGCTTTCCTCGATCTCGCCCGCCGTCGGCGGGGTGCTGGTGCGCGGGGAGAAGGGCACGGCGAAGTCGACGATGGTGCGCGCGCTGGCCGGTCTGCTGCCCGGCGTCGACGTGGTGGACGCGTGCCGGTTCTCCTGCGACCCCGTCGAGCCCGACCCGGCTTGCCCCGACGGCCCGCACGCCGAAGGTTCGCCCGCGCACCGCCGTCCCGCGCGGCTCGTGGAGCTGCCGGTCGGCGCGGCCGAAGACCGGGTGATCGGTTCGCTGAACCTGGAACGCGCGCTCGCGGACGGCGTCACCGATTTCCAGCCCGGTCTGCTCGCGGCCGCGCATCGCGGGCTGCTGTACGTGGACGAGGTCAACCTCCTGCACGACCACCTGGTCGACACGCTGCTCGACGCCGCCGCCATGGGGCGCGCGACCGTCGAACGCGAGGGTGTCTCGGTGTCGCACGCGGCCCGGTTCGTTCTCATCGGCACGATGAACCCCGAGGAAGGCGAACTGCGGCCGCAGTTGCTGGACCGCTTCGGGCTCACCGTCGAGGTCGCGTCCAGCCGGGATCCCGAACTGCGGGTCGAGGTCGTCCGGCGGCGGCTCGCCTACGAGGCCGATCCCGACGGTTTCGCCGGCCAGTACGCCGCGGCCGACGCCGAACTCGCCGCGGACATCGAGGCGGCGCAACGACTTCTGCCGTCGGTCAAACTCCCCGACGACGCGCTGCGGCAGATCGCGGAGGTCTGCGCGTCCTTCGAGGTCGACGGGATGCGCGCGGATATCGTGACCGCGCGGACCGCGGTCGCGCACGCCGCCTGGGCCGGGCGCACCGAGGTGACCACCGACGACGTCCGGGTCGCGGCCCGGCTCGCGCTGCCGCACCGCCGTCGCCGGAATCCCTTCGACGCGCCCGGGATCTCCGAGGAGCAGCTGGAACAGGCGCTCCAGGACGCCGAGCCGGAAGGCCCCGGTCCCGACGACGACGGCGGCCCCGGTTCCGGTGCCCCTCCTGAGGGCGGTGAGGCTCCGCCGTCGGACGGCGGCGGTCAGGAGCCGTCGGGCGGCGGCAAGAGCGGTGGTGACCAGAAACCGGTCGGGGCCGGGGAAGCCTTTCGTGCCAGGCGTTTCGAGGTGAAGGGCACCGGTGAGGGTGCCGCCGGACGGCGGTCGAGGGCGATCACCGACAACGGGCGGACCATCGGCGTCCAGCCCGCCGGGACCAGGGACGGGCATCCGCATCTGCTCGCGACCGTGCGCGCGGCCGCGCCGCATCAGCGGTCCCGCGGCCGCAGTGGCGCCGGACTCGTGGTGCGGCCCCAGGATCTCCGGTTCGCGCGGCGGGAAGGGCGCGAGGGCAACCTGGTGCTGTTCTGCGTCGACGCGTCCGGCTCGATGGGCGCGCGGCAGCGGATGCGCGAGGTCAAGACCGCCGTGCTGTCGCTGCTGCTCGACGCCTACCAGCGTCGCGACAAGGTCGGCCTGGTGACCTTCCGCGCCTCCGGTGCCGAACTCGCGCTCCCGCCGACGATCAGCGTCGACGCCGCCGCGTCCCGTTTGGACGGTCTCGCGACCGGCGGACGGACACCGCTGGCCGAAGGACTCCTTGAGGCGGCGCGGGTCCTGCGGATCGAAGCGGTCCGTGATCCGCTGCGGCGTCCGCTGCTCGTCGTCGTCACCGACGGCCGCGCGACCAGCGGCGCCGACGCCGTCCAGCGCGCGAAACAGGCCGCCGGGCTGCTGGCCGGGAACGTGACTTCGATCGTGATGGACTGCGAGAGCGGGAAAATGCGGCTCGGGCTCGCCGCGGAACTGGCCGAGCACCTTGGCGCCGAGCATGTCCCGGTCGCCGAGGTCGCCGCCGACACCCTCGCGGGCGCCGTCCGTACGCGTATCTCCGGAAAGGCGGCGTAA
- a CDS encoding bifunctional cobalt-precorrin-7 (C(5))-methyltransferase/cobalt-precorrin-6B (C(15))-methyltransferase, producing MTEVREKSPLTVVGIGADGWPGLSERAKEALLGADVVVGSPRQLAYLPAGMKSEPWPSPLLPGLDAFLAEREGRVCVLASGDPLLSGIGTTLIQRGYDVEVLPALSSATLARAKLGWSAEETEVVTVVGRAISRVNRVLTPGRKILVLGANAEDLLDLLKARGYGKSRVTALSDLGGPEERVGPGTLTVFAIEADGPALPLTGLPDDAFEHDGQLTKRDLRASALARLAPTPGELLWDVGAGAGSVGIEWSRIHPANRAIAIERSPERAARITRNAHALGVPELDVVIGAAPDALDGLTRPHAIFVGGGLTVPGLLDACLATGARIVAHGVTLESEQVLARAYGEHGGELIRVGVEQAAPLGGFTGWTPARAVTQWSKP from the coding sequence GTGACCGAGGTGCGCGAAAAATCACCCCTGACGGTCGTCGGGATCGGGGCCGACGGCTGGCCCGGCCTGTCCGAGCGGGCCAAGGAAGCACTGCTCGGCGCCGACGTGGTCGTGGGCTCGCCGCGGCAGCTCGCGTACTTGCCCGCCGGGATGAAAAGCGAACCCTGGCCGAGCCCGCTCCTTCCCGGCCTGGACGCCTTCCTCGCCGAGCGGGAAGGCCGCGTCTGCGTGCTGGCCAGCGGTGATCCCCTGTTGTCCGGCATCGGCACGACGCTGATCCAGCGCGGCTACGACGTCGAGGTCCTGCCCGCGCTCTCCTCGGCCACGCTCGCCCGCGCGAAGCTCGGCTGGTCGGCGGAGGAGACCGAAGTGGTCACTGTCGTCGGCCGCGCGATCAGCCGGGTGAACCGTGTGCTCACGCCCGGCCGGAAGATCCTCGTGCTCGGTGCGAACGCCGAAGACCTGCTCGACCTCCTCAAAGCCCGCGGTTACGGCAAGAGCCGCGTCACCGCGCTGTCCGACCTCGGCGGCCCGGAAGAGCGTGTCGGCCCCGGCACGCTGACCGTGTTCGCCATCGAGGCCGACGGCCCCGCGCTGCCGCTGACCGGCCTCCCCGACGACGCCTTCGAGCACGACGGACAGCTCACCAAACGCGACCTCCGCGCGTCCGCGCTGGCCAGGCTCGCGCCGACGCCCGGTGAACTGCTGTGGGACGTCGGCGCGGGCGCGGGCAGCGTCGGGATCGAGTGGTCCCGGATCCATCCCGCGAACCGGGCGATCGCGATCGAGCGGTCGCCCGAGCGGGCCGCCCGCATCACCCGGAACGCGCACGCGCTCGGCGTCCCGGAACTCGACGTGGTGATCGGCGCGGCGCCGGACGCACTCGATGGGCTGACCAGGCCGCACGCAATCTTCGTCGGCGGCGGGCTGACCGTGCCCGGGCTGCTGGACGCCTGCCTGGCGACCGGCGCGCGGATCGTCGCGCACGGCGTGACCCTCGAATCCGAACAGGTGCTGGCCCGCGCGTACGGCGAACACGGCGGGGAGCTGATCCGCGTCGGCGTCGAACAAGCCGCGCCGCTGGGCGGATTCACCGGCTGGACCCCGGCGCGAGCCGTGACGCAGTGGAGCAAACCTTGA